In Arthrobacter sp. Marseille-P9274, the sequence ACAGTGGAACCGCAAGGAACAGGAGAGGCCCCATGACGGACCTTCGCGTGCTCATTGTCGACGACGACTTCCACGTGGGGCGGCTGCACGCCGGCTACGTGGACGCCGTCCCCGGCTTCACCGCGCTGCCGCCGGTTGGCTCCGCGGAGCAGGCCCTGCGCGCCGTGCACGGACAGGAACCGGACCTGCTGCTGCTGGACGTCTACCTGCCGGACGCGCTCGGACTGGACCTGCTGCGCACGGTCGACGTGGATGCGATCATGCTCACCGCCGCGGCGGATGGCGCCTCCGTCCGCAAGGCGCTGCGGCGCGGCGCCCTGGGCTACCTCATCAAGCCGTTCACCGCGGAGCAGCTCTCCCGCCGGCTCCGCGCCTATGCCCGGTTCCGGCGGATGCTGGCGGACCAGCCGTCCCTGGACCAGGACACCGTGGACCGTGCCCTGCACACGCTGCATCCCGCCGAGCCGGCCGCCCCGGCCGCCAGGACCCGGTCGGCGAC encodes:
- a CDS encoding response regulator, translated to MTDLRVLIVDDDFHVGRLHAGYVDAVPGFTALPPVGSAEQALRAVHGQEPDLLLLDVYLPDALGLDLLRTVDVDAIMLTAAADGASVRKALRRGALGYLIKPFTAEQLSRRLRAYARFRRMLADQPSLDQDTVDRALHTLHPAEPAAPAARTRSATEAAVLDALSAGSQYSAAEVAQQVGISRATAQRYLSALADDGAVEIHLRYGSTGRPEHRYGRSGR